The Amycolatopsis viridis genome window below encodes:
- the pruA gene encoding L-glutamate gamma-semialdehyde dehydrogenase yields the protein MDAVTTVPTPANEPVLQYAPGSPERAEVQAALAELAKEPVELTATIGGEQRMGGGQRVDVVQPHNHGAVLGTLGYATQQDTRDALAAARAAAPAWRALSFDDRAAILLRAADLLTGPWRAKLNAATMLGQSKTVYQAEIDAACELADFWRFNVAFARRLLAEQPASSPGVWNRTDHRPLEGFVYAITPFNFTAIAANLPTAPALMGNVVLWKPSPTQSFAAHLTMRLLEEAGMPPGVINLLPGDGQAVSEVALAAPDLAGIHFTGSTRTFQHLWSQVGANIANYRTYPRIVGETGGKDFVLAHPSADPAVLRTALIRGAFEYQGQKCSAASRAYVPRSVWTRIQDDFLAEVESLPMGDVTDLGNFLGAVIDRRAFDKLAGVLDRAHGDDQLEILAGGTADDSEGYFVRPTVLRSDNPGHEVFTTEYFGPVLAVHVFDDSRYDSVLRQMENVAPYGLTGSIIATDRAAIAHASEELRFAAGNFYVNDKPTGAVVGQQPFGGGRASGTNDKAGSIHNLLRWVSPRSIKETFVPPTTVGYPHQG from the coding sequence GTGGATGCCGTGACCACCGTTCCCACCCCGGCCAACGAGCCGGTTCTGCAGTACGCGCCGGGCAGCCCGGAGCGCGCCGAGGTGCAGGCGGCGCTCGCGGAACTGGCCAAGGAGCCGGTCGAGCTGACCGCGACCATCGGCGGCGAGCAGCGGATGGGCGGCGGGCAGCGGGTCGACGTCGTCCAGCCGCACAACCACGGCGCGGTGCTCGGCACCCTCGGCTACGCGACCCAGCAGGACACCCGGGACGCACTGGCCGCCGCCCGCGCGGCCGCCCCCGCCTGGCGCGCCCTGTCCTTCGACGACCGCGCCGCGATCCTGCTGCGGGCCGCCGACCTGCTGACCGGCCCGTGGCGCGCGAAGCTCAACGCCGCGACGATGCTCGGCCAGTCCAAGACCGTGTACCAGGCCGAGATCGACGCCGCGTGCGAGCTGGCCGACTTCTGGCGCTTCAACGTCGCCTTCGCCCGCCGGCTGCTCGCCGAGCAGCCCGCCAGCTCGCCGGGCGTGTGGAACCGCACCGACCACCGGCCGCTGGAGGGGTTCGTCTACGCGATCACCCCGTTCAACTTCACCGCGATCGCCGCCAACCTGCCCACCGCGCCCGCGCTGATGGGCAACGTCGTGCTGTGGAAGCCCTCGCCCACCCAGAGCTTCGCCGCGCACCTGACGATGCGGCTGCTGGAAGAGGCCGGGATGCCGCCCGGGGTGATCAACCTGCTGCCCGGTGACGGCCAGGCCGTGTCCGAGGTCGCGCTCGCCGCGCCGGACCTGGCCGGTATCCACTTCACCGGCTCCACCCGCACGTTCCAGCACCTGTGGTCGCAGGTGGGCGCGAACATCGCGAACTACCGCACCTACCCGCGGATCGTCGGCGAGACCGGCGGCAAGGACTTCGTGCTCGCCCACCCGTCGGCCGATCCCGCGGTGCTGCGCACCGCGCTGATCCGCGGCGCGTTCGAGTACCAGGGGCAGAAGTGCTCGGCCGCCTCCCGCGCCTACGTCCCCCGCTCGGTCTGGACCCGGATCCAGGACGACTTCCTGGCCGAGGTCGAGTCGCTGCCCATGGGTGACGTCACCGATCTGGGCAACTTCCTGGGGGCGGTGATCGACCGGCGGGCGTTCGACAAGCTGGCCGGCGTGCTGGACCGCGCCCACGGGGACGACCAGCTGGAGATCCTCGCCGGCGGCACCGCCGACGACAGCGAAGGCTACTTCGTGCGGCCGACCGTGCTGCGGTCGGACAACCCCGGGCACGAGGTGTTCACCACCGAGTACTTCGGCCCGGTGCTCGCGGTGCACGTGTTCGATGACTCCCGCTACGACAGCGTGCTGCGCCAGATGGAGAACGTGGCGCCGTACGGGCTGACCGGGTCGATCATCGCGACCGACCGGGCGGCGATCGCGCACGCCAGCGAAGAACTGCGGTTCGCGGCGGGCAACTTCTACGTCAACGACAAGCCGACCGGCGCGGTCGTGGGCCAGCAGCCGTTCGGCGGTGGCCGGGCGTCGGGCACCAACGACAAGGCCGGGTCGATCCACAACCTGCTCCGCTGGGTGAGCCCGCGCTCGATCAAGGAGACGTTCGTGCCGCCCACCACCGTCGGCTACCCGCACCAGGGCTGA
- a CDS encoding ABC transporter substrate-binding protein produces MRLPRTLAALGATAALVLGLAACGGGTGSSGGPSVPPPVSAADLAKVTLKVGDQKGGSQALLKAAGLLDDLPYHLEWSTFTSGPPLLEAASGGAIDVGAVGNTPPIFAAAANARIAIVSSAQGDVRGDALLVPPDSPLRTIADLKGKTIGVAKGSSAHGQILLNLRKAGLSTKDVQLSFLQPADAYSAFTQHRIDAWAVWDPYTSQAVLEAGARVLADGTGTANGYSFEVAGHDALSDPGKNAAIRDFVVRIAKAQRWSDAHRDQWGQAWAADTGLAPEVALAAARNGPDVPVALDDRVIASEQELADAFTGEKVLPGKVEFARFVDTRYAADLSAARG; encoded by the coding sequence ATGCGATTGCCTAGAACCCTCGCCGCTCTCGGCGCCACCGCGGCGCTCGTGCTGGGCCTCGCCGCCTGCGGCGGTGGCACCGGATCTTCGGGTGGCCCGTCGGTGCCGCCGCCGGTGAGCGCGGCCGACCTGGCGAAGGTGACCCTCAAGGTGGGCGACCAGAAGGGTGGCTCGCAGGCCCTGCTCAAGGCTGCCGGCCTGCTGGACGACCTGCCGTACCACCTCGAGTGGTCGACCTTCACCTCCGGCCCGCCCCTGCTGGAAGCCGCTTCGGGTGGTGCGATCGACGTCGGTGCGGTCGGCAACACGCCGCCGATCTTCGCCGCCGCCGCGAACGCCAGGATCGCGATCGTCAGCTCCGCGCAGGGCGACGTCCGCGGCGACGCGCTGCTGGTGCCGCCCGACTCGCCGCTGCGCACGATCGCCGATCTCAAGGGGAAAACCATCGGCGTCGCCAAGGGCAGCTCCGCCCACGGCCAGATCCTGCTGAACCTGCGCAAGGCCGGACTGTCCACGAAGGACGTTCAGTTGTCCTTCCTGCAACCGGCCGACGCCTACAGCGCGTTCACGCAGCACCGCATCGACGCGTGGGCGGTGTGGGACCCCTACACCTCGCAGGCGGTGCTGGAGGCGGGCGCTCGCGTGCTGGCCGACGGGACCGGCACCGCGAACGGGTACTCCTTCGAGGTCGCCGGGCACGACGCGCTGTCCGACCCGGGCAAGAACGCCGCGATCCGCGACTTCGTGGTCCGCATCGCCAAGGCACAGCGGTGGTCGGACGCGCACCGCGACCAGTGGGGGCAGGCGTGGGCGGCCGACACCGGCCTGGCGCCCGAGGTGGCGCTGGCCGCGGCCCGCAACGGCCCGGACGTGCCGGTCGCGCTGGACGACCGGGTCATCGCCTCCGAACAGGAGCTCGCCGACGCCTTCACCGGCGAGAAGGTCCTGCCGGGCAAGGTCGAGTTCGCCCGGTTCGTCGACACCCGGTACGCCGCCGATCTGTCCGCCGCGAGGGGATGA
- a CDS encoding FAD-binding oxidoreductase yields the protein MMLKPGDNGFDAELAGFQTAYRHRPSVVFAARDAADVRHAVEYAAEEDLPVAVQATGHGLSVPVEKGVLVSTRRMTELAVDPRRRVARVGAGVRAGALIEAAAAHGLAPLNGSSPSVGVVGYTLGGGVGLLARRFGFAADHVRRIEIVTADGRLRDLGPADELFGAVLGSGGNFGIVTALEVDLVAVPTVFGGQLVFDPDLTGQALSAWQRWTATVPEDVTSSLTLLPNGMASVRVASPVADDELLAPLRAVGERVADTVRSMPYRESSAIHSDPDEPHPYRATNVLLRELPAAALEAVRSAHGAVVDVRHLGGAMSRPGPACVGHRAARYVVRVITGPEEDHTHDTIRRALSPWALGHLPAFLYGDVPDSPLPAYEPELHQRLRWLKARYDPRNVFRCNRNIVPAAG from the coding sequence ATGATGCTCAAGCCTGGTGACAACGGTTTCGACGCGGAACTCGCGGGGTTCCAGACGGCCTACCGGCACCGACCCTCGGTGGTGTTCGCCGCCCGGGACGCCGCGGACGTGCGGCACGCGGTGGAGTACGCGGCCGAGGAGGACCTGCCGGTCGCCGTGCAGGCGACGGGGCACGGGTTGTCGGTGCCCGTCGAGAAGGGGGTGCTGGTCAGCACCCGGCGGATGACGGAGCTGGCGGTCGACCCGCGGCGCCGGGTCGCGCGGGTCGGTGCCGGCGTGCGGGCGGGAGCCCTGATCGAGGCCGCGGCGGCGCACGGACTGGCCCCGCTGAACGGGTCGTCCCCGTCGGTGGGGGTGGTCGGCTACACGCTCGGCGGCGGTGTCGGTCTGCTGGCGCGGCGGTTCGGGTTCGCCGCCGACCACGTGCGCCGGATCGAGATCGTCACCGCCGACGGCCGCCTGCGGGACCTGGGCCCGGCGGACGAGCTGTTCGGCGCGGTTCTCGGCAGCGGCGGGAACTTCGGGATCGTGACGGCGCTGGAGGTGGACCTGGTGGCGGTGCCGACCGTGTTCGGCGGCCAGCTGGTGTTCGACCCGGACCTGACGGGGCAGGCGCTGTCGGCGTGGCAGCGGTGGACGGCGACCGTGCCCGAGGACGTGACATCGTCCCTGACGCTGCTGCCGAACGGGATGGCGTCGGTGCGGGTGGCGTCGCCGGTGGCGGACGACGAGCTGCTGGCGCCGCTGCGGGCGGTGGGGGAGCGGGTGGCGGACACCGTGCGGTCCATGCCGTACCGCGAATCGTCGGCCATCCACAGCGATCCGGACGAGCCGCACCCCTACCGGGCGACGAACGTGCTGCTGCGGGAGCTGCCGGCGGCGGCGCTGGAGGCGGTCCGGTCGGCGCACGGCGCCGTGGTGGACGTGCGCCACCTGGGCGGGGCGATGTCCCGGCCGGGACCGGCCTGCGTGGGTCACCGCGCGGCGCGGTACGTCGTGCGGGTGATCACCGGACCGGAGGAGGACCACACGCACGACACGATCCGGCGCGCCCTGTCGCCGTGGGCGCTCGGCCACCTGCCGGCCTTCCTCTACGGCGACGTGCCGGACTCGCCGCTGCCCGCCTACGAACCGGAACTGCACCAGCGCCTGCGGTGGCTCAAGGCCCGGTACGACCCGCGCAACGTGTTCCGCTGCAACCGGAACATCGTCCCGGCCGCCGGGTAG
- a CDS encoding LLM class flavin-dependent oxidoreductase has protein sequence MTITAHWFLPTSGDGRTVVERFHANRSLGPAAQREASIDYLAQIARAAEQLGFEGVLTPTGTWCEDAWLTTAALIRETSRLKYLVAFRPGVLSPTLAAQMAATYQRISGGRLLLNIVTGGDSVEQQRFGDFHDHDQRYARTDEFLTIVRGAWSGQPFDFTGEHLSVAGATVLAAPDPVPPLYFGGSSPAALPVAAKHADVYLTWGEPPAQVADKIRRVRELAQARGRTIRFGIRLHTISRDSSAEAWAEAGKLLDALSPEQVAKAQAQLSASESEGQRRMVALHGGGLDRGVRGLEIHPNLWAGIGLVRGGAGTALVGSHGEVADLIEEYHALGIEEFVLSGYPHLEEAYWFAEGVLPELAHRGLLRGTRDRRTTVAAR, from the coding sequence ATGACCATCACAGCGCACTGGTTCCTGCCCACCTCCGGGGACGGCCGGACGGTCGTGGAACGGTTCCACGCCAACCGTTCGCTCGGCCCGGCCGCGCAGCGGGAAGCCAGCATCGACTACCTGGCGCAGATCGCGCGCGCCGCCGAGCAGCTCGGGTTCGAGGGCGTGCTGACGCCGACCGGCACCTGGTGCGAGGACGCGTGGCTGACCACCGCGGCGCTGATCCGCGAGACCAGCAGGCTGAAGTACCTCGTCGCGTTCCGGCCCGGTGTGCTCTCGCCAACCCTGGCCGCGCAGATGGCGGCCACCTACCAGCGGATCTCCGGTGGCCGGCTGCTGCTCAACATCGTCACGGGCGGTGACTCCGTCGAGCAGCAGCGGTTCGGCGACTTCCACGACCACGACCAGCGCTACGCCCGCACGGACGAGTTCCTCACCATCGTCCGCGGGGCGTGGAGCGGGCAGCCGTTCGACTTCACCGGCGAGCACCTGTCGGTGGCGGGCGCGACGGTGCTCGCCGCGCCGGACCCGGTGCCGCCGCTGTACTTCGGCGGATCGTCCCCGGCCGCGCTGCCGGTCGCGGCCAAGCACGCCGACGTGTACCTGACGTGGGGCGAGCCGCCGGCGCAGGTGGCGGACAAGATCCGCCGGGTGCGGGAGCTGGCGCAGGCGCGCGGCCGCACGATCCGGTTCGGCATCCGGCTGCACACGATCTCCCGGGACAGCTCGGCCGAGGCGTGGGCGGAGGCGGGCAAGCTGCTCGACGCGCTGAGCCCCGAGCAGGTCGCGAAGGCCCAGGCGCAGCTGTCCGCGAGCGAGTCGGAGGGGCAGCGCCGCATGGTCGCGCTGCACGGCGGTGGCCTGGACCGCGGTGTGCGCGGGCTGGAGATCCACCCGAACCTGTGGGCCGGCATCGGCCTGGTGCGCGGTGGTGCCGGCACCGCGCTGGTGGGCAGCCACGGTGAGGTCGCGGACCTGATCGAGGAGTACCACGCGCTCGGTATCGAGGAGTTCGTGTTGTCCGGGTACCCGCACCTCGAGGAGGCGTACTGGTTCGCCGAGGGGGTGCTGCCGGAGCTCGCGCACCGCGGGCTGTTGCGCGGCACCCGCGACCGGCGCACGACCGTCGCCGCGCGGTGA
- a CDS encoding TetR family transcriptional regulator — MSDESRSAPRPRVGRTTAGRRRLRHALTVAAIEKFSEQGYDATTVDEIASAAGVGRRTFFRYFRSKEDAIFPNHEEVLVRIEQLFAAADDRQNPLDVACAGVGLVLDSYLDDPDVSVKRFALTRTVPSLRDKEVASVDRYQRVLATYLRARFQAAGDPMWDLRGSVAAAAVAAAHNHVLRRWLRSGGTEDAHAHAKEAFALVIDAFGDTPDFPDTGGTSGTGARRGDRDDESVVAVLRASAPLSEVVREISRALRSDG; from the coding sequence ATGTCCGACGAGTCCCGGTCCGCCCCACGGCCGCGCGTGGGCCGGACCACCGCGGGGCGCCGACGGCTGCGCCACGCCCTGACCGTGGCGGCCATCGAGAAGTTCTCCGAGCAGGGGTACGACGCCACCACGGTCGACGAGATCGCGTCGGCCGCGGGCGTCGGGCGGCGCACCTTCTTCCGGTACTTCCGGTCCAAGGAGGATGCGATCTTCCCGAACCACGAGGAGGTCCTCGTCCGCATCGAGCAGCTCTTCGCCGCCGCGGACGACCGGCAGAACCCGCTCGATGTCGCGTGTGCCGGGGTCGGGCTGGTCCTGGACTCCTACCTCGACGACCCGGACGTCTCGGTGAAGCGGTTCGCGCTCACCCGGACCGTGCCCTCGCTGCGGGACAAGGAGGTCGCGAGCGTCGACCGCTACCAGCGCGTGCTCGCGACCTACCTGCGCGCCCGGTTCCAGGCCGCCGGAGACCCGATGTGGGACCTGCGCGGCTCGGTGGCCGCGGCGGCTGTCGCGGCGGCGCACAACCACGTGCTGCGCCGGTGGCTGCGCAGCGGCGGCACCGAGGACGCGCACGCCCACGCCAAGGAGGCGTTCGCCCTCGTCATCGACGCCTTCGGCGACACGCCGGACTTCCCGGACACCGGAGGTACCAGCGGCACCGGGGCACGGCGCGGTGACCGGGACGACGAGTCCGTGGTCGCGGTGCTCCGCGCCTCGGCCCCGCTGTCCGAAGTGGTCCGCGAGATCAGCCGGGCGCTCCGCAGCGACGGCTGA
- a CDS encoding serine hydrolase domain-containing protein — protein MGGVEGIVDALVAETGFSGVVRVDSSGRTLLAKAYGFAHRGLRVPNTVGTRFALASGTKGLTALTVAALAERGVLGLDTTARSLLGDDLPLIGDEVTVEHLLAHRSGIGDYCDEDAGRPVTDHILPVPVHELESTGDYLRVLDGHPPKFPPGRRFSYCNSGYVVLALLAERATGRPFAELVGDLVCAPAGMADTGFLRSDEPTAGVALGYVGARRTNVFHLPVLGSGDGGIYSTAADVHAFWAAVFTGRIVPLARVREMTAPRSAVPEENLRYGLGFWLAGDAVLLEGYDAGVSFRTVHSGAATWSVLSNTTEGAWPLARRIAELTG, from the coding sequence ATGGGCGGGGTGGAGGGGATCGTCGACGCGCTCGTGGCCGAGACCGGGTTCTCCGGCGTCGTCCGCGTGGACTCGAGCGGGCGCACGCTGCTCGCGAAGGCCTACGGCTTCGCCCACCGCGGGCTGCGGGTGCCCAACACCGTCGGCACCCGCTTCGCCCTCGCCAGCGGCACCAAAGGCCTGACCGCACTGACGGTCGCCGCACTGGCCGAGCGCGGTGTGCTCGGGCTCGACACCACCGCCCGGTCACTGCTCGGTGACGACCTGCCGCTCATCGGCGACGAGGTCACCGTCGAGCACCTGCTGGCTCACCGCTCCGGCATCGGCGACTACTGCGACGAGGACGCCGGCCGGCCGGTCACCGACCACATCCTGCCCGTGCCGGTGCACGAGCTGGAGTCCACCGGGGACTACCTGCGCGTGCTGGACGGGCACCCACCGAAGTTCCCGCCCGGACGGCGGTTCTCCTACTGCAACAGCGGTTACGTGGTGCTCGCCCTCCTCGCAGAACGCGCCACCGGCCGCCCGTTCGCCGAGCTGGTGGGCGACCTCGTGTGCGCGCCCGCGGGCATGGCGGACACCGGGTTCCTCCGCTCCGACGAGCCCACGGCCGGGGTGGCCCTCGGCTACGTCGGCGCACGGCGGACCAACGTGTTCCACCTGCCGGTGCTCGGCAGTGGCGACGGCGGGATCTACTCGACCGCCGCCGACGTCCACGCCTTCTGGGCCGCGGTGTTCACCGGACGGATCGTCCCCCTCGCCCGGGTGCGGGAGATGACAGCGCCCCGCAGCGCCGTCCCGGAGGAGAACCTGCGTTACGGCCTGGGGTTCTGGCTCGCCGGTGACGCGGTGCTGCTGGAGGGCTACGACGCCGGCGTGTCGTTCCGAACCGTCCACAGTGGTGCGGCCACCTGGTCCGTGCTGTCCAACACCACCGAGGGCGCCTGGCCGCTCGCCCGGCGGATCGCCGAGCTCACCGGGTGA
- a CDS encoding PucR family transcriptional regulator, with translation MSLRQILIALGDPLVEVEVAPDGLEGEISDVVVLEPDDTPELRPGDLALVIGARGRAAVPLIRAAGRQGAAAVAVKVEADSALPLLRNAATDAGVALLAVAADVRWEQLAALVRGVLETARGAADEDAGETLGDLFSLAQTIAGLTGGIVSIEDTASRVLAYSRSDDEVDELRRLSILGRQGPAPYLKMLHEWGVYRRLRATEEVVRIEERPGLGIRTRLAIGVHAGGRPLGTIWVQEGAVPLAARAEQALVGAARVAALHLVQRRSAAGTRFRENLLAGMLEGRSDPVSVARQIGADPAKPAAVVAFAPREAEPVDRTELELRRSALAAVISVHAAAYRRSALVTQLGDRTYAFLPDLPPGVEGVLLDLTREMAAAAQTPVRAAVGRVVSTVDEVGVSRQEADRVLDAMSRGLDLEVATLADVRSQVLVSETLAVLAEQPRLRDPRLTALRAEHDELATSLLAYLDAFGDVRSAAAKLHIHPNTVRYRVRRAAEVAGLDLADPLVRLFASLQLRLS, from the coding sequence ATGAGCCTGCGGCAGATCCTGATCGCGCTCGGCGATCCGCTGGTCGAGGTGGAGGTCGCGCCGGACGGGCTGGAGGGCGAGATCTCCGACGTCGTGGTGCTCGAACCCGACGACACCCCGGAGCTGCGCCCGGGTGACCTGGCGCTGGTGATCGGCGCACGCGGGCGGGCGGCGGTACCGCTGATCCGCGCGGCGGGCCGCCAGGGCGCGGCCGCGGTGGCCGTCAAGGTGGAAGCCGACTCGGCGCTGCCGCTGCTGCGCAACGCGGCCACCGACGCCGGGGTCGCGCTGCTGGCCGTCGCCGCCGACGTGCGGTGGGAGCAGCTGGCCGCACTGGTGCGCGGGGTGCTGGAGACCGCCCGCGGCGCGGCGGACGAGGACGCCGGGGAGACGCTCGGCGACCTGTTCTCCCTGGCACAGACGATCGCCGGGCTCACCGGTGGCATCGTCAGCATCGAGGACACCGCGAGCCGGGTGCTGGCCTACTCCCGGTCCGACGACGAGGTCGACGAACTGCGGCGGTTGTCCATCCTCGGCAGGCAGGGACCCGCGCCGTACCTGAAGATGCTCCACGAGTGGGGCGTCTACCGGCGGTTGCGGGCGACCGAGGAGGTCGTGCGCATCGAAGAGCGGCCCGGCCTGGGCATCCGCACGCGGCTCGCGATCGGCGTGCACGCGGGCGGACGGCCGCTCGGGACGATCTGGGTGCAGGAGGGCGCGGTGCCACTCGCCGCCCGCGCCGAGCAGGCTCTGGTCGGCGCGGCCCGGGTGGCCGCGCTGCACCTGGTGCAGCGGCGCAGCGCGGCCGGCACGCGCTTCCGGGAGAACCTGCTGGCCGGGATGCTCGAGGGGCGCAGCGATCCGGTGTCGGTCGCCCGGCAGATCGGTGCCGACCCGGCCAAACCGGCCGCGGTGGTGGCGTTCGCGCCGCGCGAGGCCGAACCGGTGGACCGCACCGAGCTGGAACTGCGCCGGTCCGCGCTGGCGGCGGTGATCTCGGTGCACGCGGCCGCCTACCGGCGCAGCGCACTGGTGACCCAGCTCGGCGACCGCACCTACGCCTTCCTGCCCGATCTGCCGCCGGGGGTGGAGGGCGTGCTGCTGGACCTGACCCGCGAGATGGCCGCGGCCGCGCAGACCCCGGTGCGGGCCGCGGTCGGCCGGGTCGTGTCCACTGTGGACGAGGTGGGCGTCTCCCGGCAGGAGGCGGACCGCGTGCTGGACGCGATGTCCCGCGGCCTCGACCTGGAGGTGGCCACACTCGCCGACGTCCGGTCACAGGTGCTGGTCAGCGAGACGCTGGCGGTGCTGGCCGAGCAGCCGCGCCTGCGGGACCCGCGGCTGACCGCGTTGCGCGCGGAGCACGACGAGCTGGCGACCTCGCTGCTGGCCTACCTGGACGCGTTCGGCGACGTCCGGTCCGCCGCGGCGAAGCTGCACATCCACCCGAACACCGTGCGCTACCGGGTCCGCCGGGCGGCGGAGGTGGCCGGCCTCGACCTGGCGGATCCGCTGGTCCGGTTGTTCGCCTCGCTCCAGCTCCGGCTGTCATAA
- a CDS encoding proline dehydrogenase family protein → MLRTALLTAAGSPACRSLVERSPLTRPVVRRFVAGAGVDDAITVTRELTGSGRLVTLDHLGEDTTDAAMAAATVKAYVELLTLLADSGLADGAEVSVKLSAVGQRLPDGDRVALDNARRICAAAAAAGTTVTLDMEDHSTTDATLGVLRELRADFPWVGAVLQAYLKRTEQDCRDLAYAGSRVRLCKGAYSEPPSVAYLDKSEVDRSYVRCLRVLMAGQGYPMVATHDPRMIAIAAELGKDRPDWEYQMLYGIRDAEQRRLAREGRMRVYVPYGDEWYGYFMRRLAERPANLAFFLRALVTR, encoded by the coding sequence ATGCTGCGCACCGCACTGCTCACCGCGGCCGGATCGCCGGCCTGCCGGTCGCTCGTCGAGCGGTCCCCGCTGACCCGCCCGGTGGTCCGCCGGTTCGTCGCGGGCGCCGGGGTGGACGACGCGATCACCGTGACCCGCGAGCTGACCGGCAGCGGACGGCTGGTCACGCTCGACCACCTCGGCGAGGACACCACGGACGCGGCGATGGCCGCGGCCACCGTCAAGGCCTACGTCGAGTTGCTGACCCTGCTGGCCGACTCGGGGCTGGCGGACGGGGCCGAGGTGTCGGTCAAGCTGTCCGCGGTCGGGCAGCGCCTGCCCGACGGTGACCGGGTGGCCCTGGACAACGCGCGGCGGATCTGCGCCGCCGCGGCCGCCGCCGGCACCACGGTCACCCTGGACATGGAGGACCACAGCACGACCGACGCCACGCTCGGCGTCCTGCGCGAGCTGCGCGCGGACTTCCCGTGGGTGGGTGCGGTCCTGCAGGCGTACCTCAAGCGCACCGAGCAGGACTGCCGGGACCTCGCGTACGCGGGCTCACGGGTCCGGTTGTGCAAGGGCGCCTACTCCGAGCCGCCGTCGGTGGCCTACCTGGACAAGTCCGAAGTGGACCGTTCGTACGTGCGCTGCCTGCGGGTGCTCATGGCGGGCCAGGGCTACCCGATGGTGGCCACCCACGACCCGCGGATGATCGCGATCGCCGCGGAACTCGGCAAGGACCGGCCGGACTGGGAGTACCAGATGCTGTACGGCATCCGGGACGCCGAGCAGCGCCGCCTCGCGCGCGAGGGCCGGATGCGGGTGTACGTGCCCTACGGCGACGAGTGGTACGGGTACTTCATGCGGCGGCTGGCCGAGCGGCCGGCGAACCTGGCGTTCTTCCTCCGGGCGCTGGTCACCCGGTGA